CTATTTCAAGCTCCCTCGACAAACCACCTCAAAAGATCAATTTGCGTTGGAGAgttttggatttggagtgaGCAGAACGACCAGGCAGTATAAGGTGGTTAGGGTTTTCGAGGAAAAACCTAAGTACAAATTCAAGTGCCAAGTATACACTGTTTGAACCGGAACGTGGAGAAAGGTTTCCTCTGGTAGCTCTCACAGGCTTTTTGATGGCCGTGGAGGGTTACTTTTTAATGGAAATCTTCATTGGGGGTACTTGAGAAAATTGCGGGTGATTGGGTCGAACGGATTTCTTGCCTTGATCTTGAAACGGAGCTCTTTAGCACCTTTTCTGCACCTTATCCGTGTGATATAATACCTTTTTTTGAAGACACTATGTGATCTAGAGCTTGCAATTTGGTCGATGAAGGAATATGGAGATGAGAAAACTTGGACAGAGGAAGTTTTAACCGGCGATTCCTTAAGGGGGCATGCTGTACATCATGTTTGCCCAAtcaaagttttcaaaaatggtGACATCTTGCTAGAATGTGATAGGGACAAACTATTTTACTACAACAAGACGAAAACTCACTATGAGTTCTTTATTCAAGAGGATAGTGATGTGTATATCTCTACGACCGGGTATTCCCCAAGCTTTCTCACTCTCAAGAATTTTGTGACGGAGAATGTGAGCTCGTTTTGAGCTGTGACTGTTGTTTGATGAGATACATGGATGGTGAGGGGCATGCTTGTAACTCTTTTGCTAAGAAGATAACTAGTATTTGTATTTTCTCAGATTTTATAGTGATCTATTGAGTAGCTGTCTTGCCTTATTAGTTCTATTATGGAGTTCACAAAATTGACATGAATTTCGAAACtaattgtatacatatattacaTATATCACTATTGCATTCAGAGTCTTGCACTCTTgctatttaaaatttcacgTAGCATTGTAATGTGCATTCAAGACTTGGAGGCTAAGCAagtctattttatatttatttatttcctaattAATAGAATTGgtatatggaaaaatattaaagtttcCTTTCcagtttaattttttccataagtttgattttcttttgcttATATAAAGATCTTATTGTTGGACTACAAAGCCATAGCCATAcctttgaataataattttattatagaattTAGTCAAACGATCCAATCTCCTGCCGTGTTCTTCGCTGAATCCTCGGTAAGCACATcactctctttattttatttaatttttactttgttctctttatttaacttttCAAACAACATTGCTTGAGATCTTAAACGAGATGAGTGTCCTAATTTTAGGATTCTATTCAATTTTGTAATCTGCAAATTTTGTAAGACCAAagcaatattaatattttgctGCTgctctcatttcacttttttgaTAATGATGAAGGGTGTTATTAAGTTGAGAAATGAAAACTGTCGATAATTCCAAAATGGGTGAAGATTTCTTCAAATATCTACCATCAAAAATCGTAGTAGAAATTCTCTCAAGACTTCCCACTCGAGCCGCTATGGCCTGCAAGTTTGTTTGTAAGTCCTGGCTTAGTCTGCTGGCTACTCCCGAGTTTGTGAATTCCCATATTTCTAGATCAGTCCCTGGCCTCCTTGTTAAAACACACTCAACAAGCTCATACGATGTCATTGAATTTGTGGATGAACTTCGCCTCGACTTTGATAAGGAGCATCGTTGGAATGTAGCCTTCAACTTCAAACTCCCTTTTGACGAACCAACTCATAGTTCGGTCAATGGTTTGATCTTTCTTAGAGACTTTGGTCGTGGTGATCTTATCCTGTGCAATCCAATCACTCGTGAATATATCAAACTCCCTTGTCCTCCCAAAACTACCACCGCAGTTGATCTTGAAATGGATACTTTTGGATTTGGGGTGAGCAGAACGTCTGGCCAATATAAGGTGGTCAGGGTTTTCGTTGAAGCACCACGAAAAGAGGCATACAAACATGATCACCTATTACCGTTTGCATGCCAAGTATACACCGTTGGAACCGGATTGTGGAGAAATGTTCCTTCTGGAAGCCCGCCGCTTAGGTTTTTTGACTTCCATGGCGGGGTACTTTTGAATGGAAATCTTCATTTGATGGCATTGGAAATGACAACAGACGGCTTGGTTGAACGGATTTGTTGTTTTGATCTCGAAACAGAACTTTTTAGCACATTTTCTGTACCTCCTCCTTGTGGTATCGGTGAACGCTATTGTAAGACGCCATCTGTTTTCAGGGATTGCCTCTGTTTAAGCCATATTTCATCCGATGGGGAGATTGTGATCTGGTTGATGAAGGAATACGGAGATGACAATTCTTGGACAAGGGAAGTTTTCGTTTGCGAAGTTGATATAGGATTTGTTGGTGAGCGTCATGTTTGGCCAATCAGAGTTTTCGAAAATGGAGATATCTTGATGGAAGAGGAAGACAAGCCATTCTACTACTCCAACAAGACGAAAACTTTCGACAATGACATCTCGTTTCGAGGGGATCGTGGTTCTTACTATACCTCTATGACCATGTATGCCTCAAGCTTTCTCACTCTGAAGAATTTTGTGACGGAGAATGTGAGCTCATTTTGATGGTGACacaaattgtgttatttcacTAGGAAGAAGACTtagttttatttctacaacaaaTTTTTGCCTTATTCATTTCTGGTTTTTGCTTTTAGCTTTTTGTTCTGTTTCCAGTCCCTCAccttttaaatttcttctacttcaaatacaattttattgatgtttCACCCACTTttgataaatttcaaattatgattacaaattatctatattaaagcGTGAATATTGTGGAACAAAGATGTGCTACCATGACTCATGAGGATTATAAGATTATTAGTTATTCCATTCTTATTTAGAAGATGATAattattaacaatttttttagtaaatgtcGAAGGGGAACTGCTCAATCTATGTTACAAATAGGAGTAATTTATTGTCACAAACTTTAATATATCCTCATATAAAATTGAAGGTTTTGAATTTAATCGATTATGCAAAATTCATGGCAAACTTTATGTTTTCTTCAAATGTAATCAACTTGCATctgtatttaaaaaatgattgaaaactTGCAAAGGTTTTAATAGTTCTATTCAACTTCTCCCGgtattttctttattagtaCGACTATTTTATACCCATAATactcaatattaaaattgtcgtcatatttattaaaatttgcgTCATATTTAGAAAGCATttatctattaaaaaaattcattttttttctcatttaaaGTGGCGGAAAAAGCgtcattttaaaatctcatAACATTTCGAACCATTTTCACTGCAGCGGCGCCGCTCTCACCAGCCGCCGTCTCCACCGCATTTTCCACCAGAAGGTGAATGAACTTTCTTATTCAACACTCCACACTTTCTATCACTCTGTTTTTAGCTCATTTCCTATCTGCTATGCCTTTGTTTTTGGGATTTCGCTGCAAATTGAAGgttattttactcttttttttgccgttttttttgtaaaactaCAGCATCCTTGTATTTTGATTGTTGTAGAAATTGTTTTAGCAGTAacaaattttccaatttaagTATTGTAGAATGCGTTAGGGTTTTAGGCTGATATTCAATTATGTTGTAATCCTgcattttgatgttataataCTCAATTAAGATTATGTTGCTGCAGATTTTAGTATATGTATAACCTATAACCTAAAGCCGAGTTAGTATTGCATTATTTGTACTTTGGTTTGGgaccaaattatttttttgggggaaTGGATTAGGGATTAGGcctaaattcaattttgtcaTAGTATTAGGATTTGGAGACCTACATTTTGATGTTGTAAATTACACTTGCAAGTGTGTTACTCTGactttacttttttgttaATGCTGAAGGTGTTATTAAGCTGAGAGATGAAAACTGCTGATAATTCCAAAATGGGTGAAGATTTCTTCAAATATCTACAATCAGAAATTGTATTAAATATCTTCTCAAGACTCCCCACACGAGCAGCTATGGCCTGCAAGTGTGTTTGTAAGCCATGGCTCAGTATGCTCACTACTCCTAAGTTTGTGAATTCACATATGTCTAGATCAGTCCCGAGCATTGCTATTGAAACAAACTCAAAGTGTTACGATATCATTGAATTTACGGATGAGCTTGACCTCAACTTTGATGGACCAATTCGTAGTATGCCTAATGATTTTGATAAGGAGCATCGTTGGGACGTAACCTTCAACTTCGTACTCCCTTTTGATGGAATACTTCAGAGTTCAGCTAATGGTTTGATCTTTCTAAGAGACTTTGGTCATGATGATCTTATCCTGTGCAATCCGGTCACACGTGACTATCTCAAGCTCCCTTGTCCTCGACAAACCTCTCCAAAAGTTCCGAATGCAATggataattttggatttggagtaAGCGGAACGCCCGGACAATATAAGGTGGTTAGGATTTTCGCTGAAGCACCTGAACGACGAGAGGGTTTCAAAAATGCTTGCCAAGTCTACACAGTTGGAACCGGATCGTGGAGAAATGTTCCCTTTGGTAAGCCGCTCGGGTTTTGTGACGACATTGGAGGGGTACATCTGAATGGAAATCTTTATTGGATGGTAGCAAAAACAACAAGTGGCTTTTGTAGATGGATTTCTTCCTTTGATCTTGAAATGGAACTTTTTATCACCTTCGCTGCACCTCCTCCTCGTGGTAGAGATTTTCTCTTCGGTAGGTCACTCTGTGTTTTGAGGGGTTGCCTTTGTGTAAGCGACATTTCACACAATGGGCCCGACATTGACGATGATGAGGACGACATTCCAAACGATGGGCATGTTATAATCTGGATGTTGAAGGGAGATGACAACAGTTGGTCAAAGATATTTGTCATCCCTAAAGTTGAACGGTCTGCTGGTTTAGGTAATGTTTGGCcgattataattttcaaaaatggtgACGCGTTGATAGAATGGGACGATGGCATGATATTCTTCTACTCCAAAAAGAGGAGAAATTTTGACTGCGAGGTCATGTCTCTAGAGGGTCGTGAACCGTTCACCTCTACGATCATGTATGCCCCAAGCTTTGTCTCTCTCAAGAGTTTTTCGATGGAGAATGTAAGCTCATTTTGAGTCGTGACTGTAGTTTGTGTAGCTTCTTTCATGTCTGGTGCTGTAATGCATGAATGGTGAGGAACATGAGAGATTAAACCTCTTTTGCcaagataatattattagtttcTTGGGTTTTATTTGTGATCTGGAGTAGCTTTCTTGCTctatatatgtgaaaaatagATTGATGAATTAATTAGTGTTTATTTACACCCATATATATGTGATTcaaagaaatatgaaattttatataggaaaaatataaaaactaatgGATATTGAatcttattattaaatttttatcatttgtttAGATATAATATTCTGTGTAGCAGAAGCATGACGATCATCAGTTCAAAAGAATTGTGTGTTTTGGTGTGGCGATAAAGTAGTTAGGGATATATATTTAAGTTAATAATCGGTTCATAATATAACCcttttaaatattgtaattataagaaaaacccaatgaataaatttcaaacctctagtaatgaatatattaatttatagtttattgaatcgtatttcttattttttatacttttcagaggaagataaatcaatttaatttttggcaaatgttaacatttttaatcatATCTTATTACTATGTGTCAACACACAACATCACACTGGGATGGgagaatatgtatttttaattttttactccacCATATATTCCACTGTTTTCTTTACCAGTGTTAACACCTGCACTATGCACATgacaaaagatttttaaataataaagatatattaatttaaaataaagaatataaagtaaataagtataaaaatatatttacaaataagtactaattaaaataaatatttgtaatattataagcaacaacaaaaaattatttgtacaATTGTACTTCTCTCAACCCActcaatgaaacatttcatattttagtagatgattatatactattttaatatctGATATGagtgtagtataaaataaaagaaataacaaaagaggaGATGTGTGGATGACACAGAATAAgacatacaaataaagaaaaatgtaatactgtttacaaaagaataaaaaaaagcaaactatttgaacgaataaatagtagtagtcaaataaaaaaacatattatataaaatttaataaatagggAGTAGTAGTCAAATAAAAGTACACAACAACAATTAATGTTATGCAATATTGTTCTTTGtttgataatgatattaatttagtttcactttatatcattatttattggtgtttcaaaataatttggtttagccatatttgaattcaatataaacatatttcaaatttttgggaagtaaaaaagaatagaaattTGAGTAaatctaaaatgagaaatatgaataatcaaAGTTAACTCAATTCTAGCTATATACCgtgaatttaattacttaGTAAAAAgacttcaaaatttatttttcctcttAAGTAGAAATAACACCAAGTGTATGATCTAACATCAAGAAACTAACACATAATAAATCAAAGTCAACTCAATCCTAACTATATATAGACTTAATTacttattgaaaaaaataatttaaaaaatatatactactatattatacaaagtccaataaattaaatcttcaCTTTCTAGCCCATCTATTTAAAAGGGGTTTAAATCTTCTTCAAgaagttt
The nucleotide sequence above comes from Salvia hispanica cultivar TCC Black 2014 chromosome 5, UniMelb_Shisp_WGS_1.0, whole genome shotgun sequence. Encoded proteins:
- the LOC125190019 gene encoding F-box protein At5g18160-like — encoded protein: MGEDFFQYLPSDIIVNILSRLPTYAAMLCKCVCKSWRVLLASPEFVNSHISRLVLCIAVETHSKSYEVMEIVDELADFDEEFSWCADFNFELPFDEPIHSSVNGLIFLRGVGHEDLIMCNPVTRDYFKLPRQTTSKDQFALESFGFGVSRTTRQYKVVRVFEEKPKYKFKCQTLCDLELAIWSMKEYGDEKTWTEEVLTGDSLRGHAVHHVCPIKVFKNGDILLECDRDKLFYYNKTKTHYEFFIQEDSDVYISTTGYSPSFLTLKNFVTENVSSF
- the LOC125190020 gene encoding F-box protein At3g07870-like — translated: MGEDFFKYLPSKIVVEILSRLPTRAAMACKFVCKSWLSLLATPEFVNSHISRSVPGLLVKTHSTSSYDVIEFVDELRLDFDKEHRWNVAFNFKLPFDEPTHSSVNGLIFLRDFGRGDLILCNPITREYIKLPCPPKTTTAVDLEMDTFGFGVSRTSGQYKVVRVFVEAPRKEAYKHDHLLPFACQVYTVGTGLWRNVPSGSPPLRFFDFHGGVLLNGNLHLMALEMTTDGLVERICCFDLETELFSTFSVPPPCGIGERYCKTPSVFRDCLCLSHISSDGEIVIWLMKEYGDDNSWTREVFVCEVDIGFVGERHVWPIRVFENGDILMEEEDKPFYYSNKTKTFDNDISFRGDRGSYYTSMTMYASSFLTLKNFVTENVSSF
- the LOC125191204 gene encoding F-box protein At3g07870-like produces the protein MKTADNSKMGEDFFKYLQSEIVLNIFSRLPTRAAMACKCVCKPWLSMLTTPKFVNSHMSRSVPSIAIETNSKCYDIIEFTDELDLNFDGPIRSMPNDFDKEHRWDVTFNFVLPFDGILQSSANGLIFLRDFGHDDLILCNPVTRDYLKLPCPRQTSPKVPNAMDNFGFGVSGTPGQYKVVRIFAEAPERREGFKNACQVYTVGTGSWRNVPFGKPLGFCDDIGGVHLNGNLYWMVAKTTSGFCRWISSFDLEMELFITFAAPPPRGRDFLFGRSLCVLRGCLCVSDISHNGPDIDDDEDDIPNDGHVIIWMLKGDDNSWSKIFVIPKVERSAGLGNVWPIIIFKNGDALIEWDDGMIFFYSKKRRNFDCEVMSLEGREPFTSTIMYAPSFVSLKSFSMENVSSF